One stretch of Tenrec ecaudatus isolate mTenEca1 chromosome 18, mTenEca1.hap1, whole genome shotgun sequence DNA includes these proteins:
- the ZFP90 gene encoding zinc finger protein 90 homolog isoform X1 has product MMSRSGVDITGLHYRTGRARTAPGKGAERRGLGEEESVTFKDVAVDFTREEWHHVAPAQRILYRDVMLENYSHLVSLGYQVSKPEVIFKLEQGEEPWISEREIQRPLCSDWKTRPEAKSSKPGIFEVSRRTDELSCVIQEDSLDSSRKLQRHQEAWKRHLGPDAYVQKKIITPDGNSEKNKSGENSRLGTDLVTQLNISSRTGSSECNTLGSNLEHNSDLLNQTSLLIKKKPYKCNKCRKAFIHRSSLTKHEKTHKGEAAFPNGTDQGIYPGKKHHECTDCGKTFLWKTQLAEHQRIHTGEKPFECNVCGKAFRHSSSLGQHENAHTGEKPYQCSLCGKAFQRSSSLVQHQRIHTGEKPYRCNLCGRSFRHGTSLTQHEITHSGEKPFQCKECGKAFSRCSSLVQHERTHTGEKPFECSICGRAFGQSPSLYKHMRIHKRGKPYQSSNYSIDFKHSSPLTQNESPLTEVKAYHCNDCGKDFSDDTEFSDHQRMHTGEYYDCEQTFGQQPHPHPGEKPYQCNVCGKAFKRSTSFIEHHRIHTGEKPYECNECGEAFSRRSSLTQHERTHTGEKPYECIDCGKAFSQSSSLIQHERTHTGEKPYECNECGRAFRKKTNLHDHQRIHTGEKPYVCKECGKNFSRSSALTKHQRIHARNKL; this is encoded by the exons ATGATGTCCAGGTCTGGAGTAGACATAACGGGCTTGCACTACAGGACAGGGCGCGCTCGGACTGCGCCGGGAAAGGGAGCAGAGCGGCGTGGTCTGGGAGAGGAG GAATCGGTAACATTCAAAGACGTGGCTGTGGACTTCACCAGGGAAGAGTGGCACCATGTGGCCCCCGCTCAGAGGATCTTGTACAGGGATGTCATGCTGGAGAACTACAGCCACCTGGTGTCGCTTG GGTACCAAGTTTCCAAGCCTGAGGTCATCTTCAAACTGGAGCAAGGAGAAGAGCCATGGATCTCGGAGAGAGAAATCCAAAGACCTCTCTGCTCAG ACTGGAAGACCAGGCCGGAAGCCAAATCGTCAAAGCCAGGCATATTTGAAGTCTCCCGTCGCACAGATGAGCTCTCATGTGTCATTCAAGAAGACAGCTTGGATAGTAGTAGAAAGTTACAGAGACACCAGGAAGCCTGGAAGAGACATCTGGGGCCAGATGCCTATGTCCAGAAGAAAATAATCACACCAGATGGAAATTCTGAGAAGAATAAATCTGGTGAAAACTCCAGATTAGGCACGGACCTGGTCACACAATTAAACATTTCCTCAAGAACAGGATCTAGTGAATGTAATACTCTTGGAAGCAACTTAGAACATAATTCAGACTTACTTAATCAGACTAGTCTCCTTATAAAAAAGAAGCCCTATAAGTGTAATAAATGCAGAAAAGCCTTTATTCACAGATCATCACTTACCAAACATGAGAAAACTCATAAAGGAGAGGCAGCTTTCCCTAATGGTACAGATCAGGGAATTTATCCTGGGAAGAAGCACCATGAATGTACTGACTGTGGGAAGACATTCCTCTGGAAGACACAGCTCGCGGAGCATCAGAGAATTCACACTGGGGAGAAGCCCTTTGAATGTAATGtgtgtgggaaagccttcaggCACAGCTCGTCCTTGGGTCAGCATGAGAacgctcatactggagagaaaccctaccaGTGTAGTCTCTGTGGGAAAGCCTTCCAGCGCAGCTCCTCCCTCGTCCAGCACCAGAGAATtcacactggggagaaacccTATCGGTGTAATTTGTGTGGAAGATCTTTCCGGCATGGCACCTCCCTCACCCAGCACGAGATTACACATAGTGGAGAAAAGCCCTTccagtgtaaggaatgtgggaaagccttcagtCGATGTTCGTCCCTTGTCCAGCACGAGAGGACACATACGGGAGAGAAACCTTTTGAATGTAGCATATGTGGGCGAGCTTTCGGCCAGAGCCCATCTCTTTATAAACATATGAGGATCCATAAAAGAGGCAAACCTTACCAAAGCAGTAACTACAGCATAGATTTTAAGCACAGCTCGCCTCTCACCCAAAATGAGAGCCCGCTTACCGAAGTGAAAGCCTATCATTGTAACGATTGTGGGAAAGACTTCAGTGATGATACAGAGTTCAGTGAccatcagaggatgcacactggggaGTACTATGACTGCGAGCAGACCTTTGGCCAGCAACCACATCCTCAtccaggagaaaaaccctatcaGTGCAATGTTTGTGGGAAAGCTTTCAAAAGGAGTACAAGCTTCATAGAGCATCaccgaattcatactggagaaaaaccctatgAATGTAACGAATGTGGTGAAGCCTTCAGTCGGCGCTCCTCGCTGACACAGCACGAGAgaacccacactggagagaaaccctacgaATGTATTGATTGTGGGAAAGCTTTCAGTCAAAGTTCATCCCTGATTCAGCATGAGAGAACTCACACAGGAGagaagccttatgaatgtaaCGAATGTGGGCGAGCGTTCCGAAAGAAAACCAACCTGCATGATCATCAGAGAATTCATACAGGAGAAAAGCCTTATgtctgtaaggaatgtgggaaaaacTTCAGTCGAAGCTCGGCTCTTACGAAACACCAGAGAATTCATGCTAGAAATAAACTCTAG
- the ZFP90 gene encoding zinc finger protein 90 homolog isoform X2, with translation MAPRPPKAALQESVTFKDVAVDFTREEWHHVAPAQRILYRDVMLENYSHLVSLGYQVSKPEVIFKLEQGEEPWISEREIQRPLCSDWKTRPEAKSSKPGIFEVSRRTDELSCVIQEDSLDSSRKLQRHQEAWKRHLGPDAYVQKKIITPDGNSEKNKSGENSRLGTDLVTQLNISSRTGSSECNTLGSNLEHNSDLLNQTSLLIKKKPYKCNKCRKAFIHRSSLTKHEKTHKGEAAFPNGTDQGIYPGKKHHECTDCGKTFLWKTQLAEHQRIHTGEKPFECNVCGKAFRHSSSLGQHENAHTGEKPYQCSLCGKAFQRSSSLVQHQRIHTGEKPYRCNLCGRSFRHGTSLTQHEITHSGEKPFQCKECGKAFSRCSSLVQHERTHTGEKPFECSICGRAFGQSPSLYKHMRIHKRGKPYQSSNYSIDFKHSSPLTQNESPLTEVKAYHCNDCGKDFSDDTEFSDHQRMHTGEYYDCEQTFGQQPHPHPGEKPYQCNVCGKAFKRSTSFIEHHRIHTGEKPYECNECGEAFSRRSSLTQHERTHTGEKPYECIDCGKAFSQSSSLIQHERTHTGEKPYECNECGRAFRKKTNLHDHQRIHTGEKPYVCKECGKNFSRSSALTKHQRIHARNKL, from the exons ATGGCCCCAAGGCCACCAAAGGCCGCGCTCCAG GAATCGGTAACATTCAAAGACGTGGCTGTGGACTTCACCAGGGAAGAGTGGCACCATGTGGCCCCCGCTCAGAGGATCTTGTACAGGGATGTCATGCTGGAGAACTACAGCCACCTGGTGTCGCTTG GGTACCAAGTTTCCAAGCCTGAGGTCATCTTCAAACTGGAGCAAGGAGAAGAGCCATGGATCTCGGAGAGAGAAATCCAAAGACCTCTCTGCTCAG ACTGGAAGACCAGGCCGGAAGCCAAATCGTCAAAGCCAGGCATATTTGAAGTCTCCCGTCGCACAGATGAGCTCTCATGTGTCATTCAAGAAGACAGCTTGGATAGTAGTAGAAAGTTACAGAGACACCAGGAAGCCTGGAAGAGACATCTGGGGCCAGATGCCTATGTCCAGAAGAAAATAATCACACCAGATGGAAATTCTGAGAAGAATAAATCTGGTGAAAACTCCAGATTAGGCACGGACCTGGTCACACAATTAAACATTTCCTCAAGAACAGGATCTAGTGAATGTAATACTCTTGGAAGCAACTTAGAACATAATTCAGACTTACTTAATCAGACTAGTCTCCTTATAAAAAAGAAGCCCTATAAGTGTAATAAATGCAGAAAAGCCTTTATTCACAGATCATCACTTACCAAACATGAGAAAACTCATAAAGGAGAGGCAGCTTTCCCTAATGGTACAGATCAGGGAATTTATCCTGGGAAGAAGCACCATGAATGTACTGACTGTGGGAAGACATTCCTCTGGAAGACACAGCTCGCGGAGCATCAGAGAATTCACACTGGGGAGAAGCCCTTTGAATGTAATGtgtgtgggaaagccttcaggCACAGCTCGTCCTTGGGTCAGCATGAGAacgctcatactggagagaaaccctaccaGTGTAGTCTCTGTGGGAAAGCCTTCCAGCGCAGCTCCTCCCTCGTCCAGCACCAGAGAATtcacactggggagaaacccTATCGGTGTAATTTGTGTGGAAGATCTTTCCGGCATGGCACCTCCCTCACCCAGCACGAGATTACACATAGTGGAGAAAAGCCCTTccagtgtaaggaatgtgggaaagccttcagtCGATGTTCGTCCCTTGTCCAGCACGAGAGGACACATACGGGAGAGAAACCTTTTGAATGTAGCATATGTGGGCGAGCTTTCGGCCAGAGCCCATCTCTTTATAAACATATGAGGATCCATAAAAGAGGCAAACCTTACCAAAGCAGTAACTACAGCATAGATTTTAAGCACAGCTCGCCTCTCACCCAAAATGAGAGCCCGCTTACCGAAGTGAAAGCCTATCATTGTAACGATTGTGGGAAAGACTTCAGTGATGATACAGAGTTCAGTGAccatcagaggatgcacactggggaGTACTATGACTGCGAGCAGACCTTTGGCCAGCAACCACATCCTCAtccaggagaaaaaccctatcaGTGCAATGTTTGTGGGAAAGCTTTCAAAAGGAGTACAAGCTTCATAGAGCATCaccgaattcatactggagaaaaaccctatgAATGTAACGAATGTGGTGAAGCCTTCAGTCGGCGCTCCTCGCTGACACAGCACGAGAgaacccacactggagagaaaccctacgaATGTATTGATTGTGGGAAAGCTTTCAGTCAAAGTTCATCCCTGATTCAGCATGAGAGAACTCACACAGGAGagaagccttatgaatgtaaCGAATGTGGGCGAGCGTTCCGAAAGAAAACCAACCTGCATGATCATCAGAGAATTCATACAGGAGAAAAGCCTTATgtctgtaaggaatgtgggaaaaacTTCAGTCGAAGCTCGGCTCTTACGAAACACCAGAGAATTCATGCTAGAAATAAACTCTAG